The DNA region AACGATGATCTCCTCCGGTTTCTTTCCTAATCTTTTTAGGATCTTACGCACGACCACCCCACTTTCGTTCATATAGCAGGTCGGGGCGATCAAGAGCGCGTCCTTGTCCTGGGCGACAAAGGCGGGTGCCCAACGCTCCGGCCGCCACGAAAGCCGGCGGCGCTGGGCGATGGCCTCGACCACCATAAGACCCACGTTGTGCCGCGTGCCGGCGTACTCCGGACCCGGGTTGCCCAACCCGAAAACAAGAGAAAACATTGTCCCGCATCCCCGGGTCGGTGGCGAAAACCCGGGCGGGAGGGCACACCGACCGGGGGCTCCACCCGTACCCTTCCTCGGACGAAGAGCGGCTAGGATTCTTCGTTCTCTTCCCCGCCCTCCTTCCGCTCGCGCACCAGCTCGGGCTCCTTCGTCTCCTGCGTCGCGGCAGCTTCTTCGGTCTGCGGGGCCGTAACCGTGAAGAGAACTTGGTCCTTCGGGTTGAGAAATTCGACGCCGGCCGGAGGAGTGATGTCGCCGACGTGGATCGACTGGCCTACGTCGAGCGCTTCGACATTCACCGAGATCGACTCCGGAAGATCGTGGGGCAGGCAGCTGATGCGCAGGTGGCGGATCGGCGTTTGCAGCAAACCTCCGCCGGTCCGAACGCCAACCGGTTCTCCAACAGGGTGAAGCTCAACCTCGGTGTGGATCTTCTCATCGGTGGAGAGCTCGTGCAGGTCGACGTGGAGGATGCGATCGGTCAGCGGGTGCTCCTGGATCGCCTGCAAGAACGCGAGCTTCTGCTGCTCGCCCTCCTCGCCTTCGACCTTCAGATCGATCAGCACTTTTTCCGTCTTCCTTCCGTGAAGGGCCGCGAGGAGATCCACGGCGTGGATTTCGAGCGCCATATGGCCCTTCCTTCCGTAGAGCACGGCGGGGATTTTTCCTTCCGCCCGCAATCGGC from Methylacidimicrobium sp. AP8 includes:
- a CDS encoding 50S ribosomal protein L25 translates to MARTISLKARERSAVGRHRVRRLRAEGKIPAVLYGRKGHMALEIHAVDLLAALHGRKTEKVLIDLKVEGEEGEQQKLAFLQAIQEHPLTDRILHVDLHELSTDEKIHTEVELHPVGEPVGVRTGGGLLQTPIRHLRISCLPHDLPESISVNVEALDVGQSIHVGDITPPAGVEFLNPKDQVLFTVTAPQTEEAAATQETKEPELVRERKEGGEENEES